In Sneathia sanguinegens, the following proteins share a genomic window:
- a CDS encoding aminopeptidase C → MEKINLNDIERYSVSFEKKNLKVLQNSVRKNGINNATFNTEAQIRDQHIYSVDIKTGAVANQKQSGRCWMFAALNTFRHKLNKEYKLKDFELSQTYTFFYDKLEKSNYFLENIIKTLNEDLDSRLVHFLLATPQQDGGQWDMLASLIEKYGIVPKYAMPEAFHSTSSMRLDDLLNKKLRKSAQILRTMNEEGKTLEEIREKKDDILNEIYSFLVVSLGKPPKTFTFEYEDKDGIFHRDIDVTPKEFFDKYVGINLNDYISLINAPTKDKPYHRTFTVDYLGNVLGGRQVKYLNVTMDELKQATISQLQDGVTVWFGCDVGQSSDRQLGLMDLDIFEVDKSFGIDFSMSKEIALDYCESLMTHAMVLSGVNLVNSKPNRWKVENSWGEQPGNKGYFVMTDEWMDKFTYQVVINKKYLPENLREKIEQEPIILKPWDPMGSLALMK, encoded by the coding sequence ATGGAAAAGATTAATTTAAATGATATTGAAAGATATTCAGTTTCTTTTGAAAAAAAGAATTTAAAAGTTTTACAAAATTCTGTTCGTAAAAATGGAATTAATAATGCAACATTTAATACTGAAGCACAAATAAGAGACCAACATATTTATTCAGTTGACATTAAAACAGGTGCTGTTGCAAATCAAAAGCAATCTGGAAGATGTTGGATGTTTGCAGCACTTAATACTTTTAGACATAAATTAAATAAAGAATACAAATTGAAAGATTTTGAATTATCACAAACATATACATTTTTCTATGATAAATTAGAAAAATCAAACTATTTTTTAGAAAATATAATTAAAACTTTAAATGAAGATTTAGATTCAAGATTAGTACATTTCTTATTAGCAACACCACAACAAGATGGTGGACAATGGGATATGCTAGCTTCATTAATTGAAAAATATGGAATAGTTCCTAAGTATGCAATGCCTGAAGCTTTCCATAGTACAAGTTCTATGAGATTAGATGATTTATTAAATAAAAAATTAAGAAAATCAGCACAAATTTTAAGAACTATGAATGAAGAAGGAAAGACTTTAGAAGAAATTAGAGAAAAAAAAGATGATATTTTAAATGAAATATATTCTTTCTTAGTAGTTAGTTTAGGAAAACCACCTAAAACATTTACTTTCGAATATGAAGATAAAGATGGAATTTTTCATAGAGATATAGATGTAACACCTAAAGAATTCTTTGATAAATATGTTGGTATTAATTTGAATGATTATATTAGCTTAATTAATGCACCAACTAAAGATAAACCATATCACAGAACATTTACAGTAGATTATCTAGGAAATGTTCTTGGTGGAAGACAAGTTAAATATTTAAATGTTACTATGGATGAATTAAAACAAGCTACAATTTCACAATTACAAGATGGTGTTACAGTTTGGTTTGGTTGTGATGTTGGACAAAGTTCAGACAGACAATTAGGATTAATGGATTTAGATATATTTGAAGTAGATAAGAGTTTTGGTATAGACTTTTCTATGTCAAAAGAAATAGCACTAGATTATTGTGAAAGTTTAATGACACATGCAATGGTATTATCAGGTGTTAATTTAGTAAACTCTAAACCTAATCGTTGGAAAGTTGAAAATAGTTGGGGAGAACAACCAGGAAATAAGGGATATTTCGTTATGACTGATGAATGGATGGATAAGTTTACATACCAAGTTGTGATTAATAAGAAATATTTACCAGAAAATTTAAGAGAAAAAATAGAACAAGAACCAATAATATTAAAACCATGGGATCCAATGGGTTCATTAGCCTTAATGAAATAG
- a CDS encoding DUF1232 domain-containing protein, protein MKKILLIIFAIIYVASPIDIIPDVIPIAGQADDLIAIIMAIMALKNKLD, encoded by the coding sequence ATGAAAAAAATTTTATTAATTATTTTTGCTATTATTTATGTTGCTTCGCCAATAGATATTATACCTGATGTTATACCAATTGCTGGGCAAGCTGATGATCTCATTGCAATAATAATGGCCATAATGGCTTTAAAAAATAAATTAGATTAA
- the rplM gene encoding 50S ribosomal protein L13 — MNKYTKSQKKEEVIRKWHEIDATGKILGKLATEIAVILMGKDKPTYTPHVDGGDYVVVVNADKIAVTGNKLKDKKYYRHSGYPGGLKVRTLQEMLDKKPTDVLRKAVERMLPKNKLGAQQITRLKLYVTADHKHGAQKPEKVEK; from the coding sequence GTGAATAAGTATACAAAATCACAAAAAAAAGAAGAAGTTATAAGAAAGTGGCATGAAATTGATGCTACAGGAAAAATATTAGGAAAATTAGCAACAGAAATTGCAGTTATTCTTATGGGTAAAGATAAACCAACATATACACCTCATGTTGATGGTGGAGATTATGTAGTAGTTGTAAATGCAGATAAAATTGCAGTTACTGGTAATAAATTAAAAGATAAAAAATACTACAGACATAGTGGTTACCCTGGAGGTTTAAAAGTTAGAACTTTGCAAGAAATGTTAGATAAGAAACCTACTGATGTTTTAAGAAAGGCAGTTGAAAGAATGTTACCTAAGAACAAATTAGGAGCACAACAAATTACTAGATTAAAACTTTATGTTACAGCTGATCATAAACACGGAGCACAAAAACCAGAAAAGGTAGAAAAGTAG
- the rpsI gene encoding 30S ribosomal protein S9, which produces MAKLQYLGTGRRKTSVARVRLVPGDTGVVINGKDMRVYFEGREILAKIVEQPLEVTETMDKYKVLVNVYGGGNSGQAGAIRHGVARALLEIDAEYRAVLKEAGYLTRDSRMVERKKYGKKKARRSPQFSKR; this is translated from the coding sequence ATGGCAAAGTTACAATATTTAGGAACAGGTAGAAGAAAGACATCTGTTGCAAGAGTAAGATTAGTACCAGGAGATACTGGTGTAGTTATAAATGGAAAAGATATGAGAGTTTACTTTGAAGGAAGAGAAATTCTAGCTAAAATAGTTGAACAACCATTAGAAGTTACAGAAACAATGGATAAGTATAAAGTATTAGTTAATGTATATGGTGGTGGAAATTCAGGACAAGCAGGAGCAATTCGTCATGGTGTTGCAAGAGCATTGTTAGAAATTGATGCTGAATATAGAGCAGTATTGAAAGAAGCAGGATACTTAACAAGAGATTCAAGAATGGTTGAAAGAAAGAAATACGGAAAGAAAAAAGCAAGAAGAAGTCCACAATTTTCAAAGAGATAG
- a CDS encoding ATP-dependent helicase, whose amino-acid sequence MNILDNLNDEQKKAASYITGPTLILAGAGSGKTRTITYKIAHMVKECNIPSHSILALTFTNKAALEMKERISSLIGADAKQMIISTFHSFAIRILRQYGTNIGFTNNFNIYDADDSKKLIKKIIKNSKLNIDKTASDYYSKISRCKENGICLKTFDKEMNLKINDNRIFYEIYKEYQETLINNNCMDFTDILINCKKLLMIPEILAILQERYKYILVDEYQDTNDIQYNIVKLLAQKYRNICVVGDEDQSIYAFRGANINNILNFEKDYPEAKIIKLEQNYRSTSNILNLANSVISKNTSSLGKALWTKNGLGKKPTIYEACDPYDEAQYICNKIKSSSKKRSDFAILYRRNAQSRILEQVLNKNGIYCTIYGGLSFYQRKEVKDLLAYLLFLNNPNDSISFDRCISNPKRNIGDKTKEKILNIAKENNISLLEALGKDTNNRVSSFYNLITTLAEDVDTLTVSALLQKLIEKIDYFEYISKLENAEDRKQNVLELLTYTHDLEKMTENLSLDEFLTLTSLSSSNDNVSTDDKVKLMTIHSSKGLEFDTIFLAGFESDLFPTYTSILEPSELEEERRLLYVAITRAQQELYFTYCLSRSLNGITEYNKTISAFSRDMNENYYEYENKFIKPNEIKKQTTSIENFNPFKFTPNTKFKIGQVVKHNSYGTGRIKNIDDKGLVIEFAIGDKKISLALADKFLK is encoded by the coding sequence ATGAATATTTTAGACAACTTAAATGACGAACAAAAAAAAGCTGCAAGCTATATAACTGGTCCCACATTAATTTTAGCTGGTGCAGGTAGTGGTAAAACTAGAACTATAACTTACAAAATTGCTCATATGGTTAAAGAGTGTAATATTCCTAGCCATTCTATATTAGCTTTAACCTTTACAAATAAGGCAGCACTTGAAATGAAAGAAAGAATTTCTAGTTTAATTGGTGCTGATGCAAAACAAATGATAATATCTACTTTTCATTCTTTTGCAATAAGAATATTAAGACAATATGGAACAAATATTGGTTTTACAAACAATTTTAATATTTATGATGCTGACGATTCAAAAAAATTAATAAAAAAGATAATTAAAAATTCAAAATTAAATATAGATAAAACTGCTTCAGACTATTATTCAAAAATATCAAGATGTAAAGAAAATGGTATATGTTTAAAAACTTTTGATAAAGAAATGAATTTAAAAATTAATGATAATAGAATTTTTTATGAAATCTACAAGGAATATCAAGAAACTTTGATTAATAATAATTGTATGGACTTTACAGATATACTTATTAATTGTAAAAAATTACTTATGATTCCTGAAATTTTAGCAATTCTTCAAGAAAGATACAAATATATTTTAGTTGATGAATACCAAGATACAAATGACATCCAATACAACATTGTTAAATTATTAGCTCAAAAGTATAGAAATATTTGTGTAGTTGGTGATGAAGATCAAAGTATTTATGCTTTTCGTGGAGCTAATATAAATAACATACTTAATTTTGAAAAAGATTACCCAGAAGCTAAAATTATTAAATTAGAACAAAATTATAGATCTACTTCAAACATACTTAATTTAGCAAATTCTGTTATATCAAAAAATACAAGTTCTCTTGGTAAAGCACTTTGGACTAAAAATGGCTTAGGAAAAAAACCTACAATTTATGAAGCTTGTGATCCTTATGATGAAGCTCAATATATTTGTAATAAAATAAAAAGTTCTTCAAAAAAAAGAAGTGATTTTGCAATACTTTATAGAAGAAATGCACAATCTCGTATTTTAGAACAAGTATTAAACAAAAATGGTATATATTGCACAATTTATGGTGGCTTATCTTTTTACCAAAGAAAAGAAGTAAAAGATTTACTTGCGTATCTTTTATTTTTAAACAATCCTAATGATTCTATTTCCTTTGATAGATGTATAAGTAATCCAAAAAGAAATATTGGTGACAAGACAAAAGAAAAGATTTTAAATATTGCAAAGGAAAATAATATATCTTTATTAGAAGCTTTAGGAAAAGACACAAATAATCGTGTTAGTTCATTTTATAACTTAATAACTACTTTAGCTGAAGATGTTGACACCTTAACTGTTAGTGCCTTATTACAAAAATTAATTGAAAAAATAGATTATTTCGAATATATTTCAAAATTAGAAAATGCTGAAGATAGAAAACAAAATGTTTTAGAATTACTTACATATACACATGATTTAGAAAAAATGACTGAAAATTTAAGCTTGGATGAATTTTTAACCTTAACTTCACTTTCAAGTTCAAATGATAATGTTTCTACAGATGATAAGGTTAAACTTATGACTATACATAGTTCAAAAGGTTTAGAATTTGATACAATTTTCTTAGCTGGTTTTGAGTCTGATCTATTTCCAACTTATACTTCTATACTTGAACCAAGCGAATTGGAAGAAGAAAGAAGATTACTTTATGTTGCAATAACTCGTGCTCAACAAGAACTATATTTCACTTATTGTTTATCTAGATCGCTTAATGGTATTACTGAGTATAATAAAACAATTTCAGCTTTCTCAAGAGATATGAATGAAAATTATTATGAATATGAAAATAAGTTTATAAAACCAAATGAAATTAAGAAACAAACAACTTCAATAGAAAACTTTAATCCTTTTAAATTTACACCTAATACTAAATTTAAAATTGGACAAGTTGTTAAACATAATTCATATGGAACAGGTCGTATAAAAAATATAGATGATAAAGGATTGGTTATAGAATTTGCTATTGGCGATAAGAAAATTTCTTTAGCCTTAGCTGATAAATTTTTAAAGTAG
- a CDS encoding Tex family protein, translating to MEEIVQRVSKILDINAKNVEDTFKLYEEGATIPFISRYRKEVTGGLNEEQIRDIIDKITYEQNLEKRKEEVIRLIDEQGKLTDDLRKQISEATILQKVEDIYLPYKKKKKTKADIAKEKGLEPFAKKILDGLSIKDLQNCAGEYLNEEVQNTEEAIEGAYLILAQDLSETVNLREYLREQTSQNAILYANVIEKNRALDERLVYSNYYEFNETVKTIASYKILAINRAEKEKILKVSLDFEESVKLKIFRYLYNHFFKKANSDMKEELMKVIEDSYQRLLFPSIENEVRANLKENADKEAINIFATNLEALLLQAPIYKKTILGLDPGIRTGCKLAVISKEGFFVTSDVIYPVKGAHSASMLEKSKIKLIKYIKDYKVDIISIGNGTASRETEAFVADAIKGLNCKYIIVNEAGASVYSASKLAAEEFPDLDVTVRGTISIARRVQDPLSELVKIDPKSIGVGMYQHDVNQKELEQELTNTIEKIVNRVGVNLNTASFALLSYVSGVKKNIAKNIVDYRKENGDFKSRKELKKVKGLGEKAFEQMAGFVVIPESEDPFDNTIIHPESYKLAQDILNLIGITKDEFKKDYNLSREKLNNLGQKAVLNEMLAKNYGKETIIDVYKALLKDRRDPREDYPMPILKSDILTMEDLKEGMLLEGTVRNATKFGVFVDIGLKNDAMIHISELSDKFVKDPTKELTVGDIIKVRVLSIDKIRHRVTLSRKGVK from the coding sequence GTGGAAGAAATAGTACAAAGGGTATCTAAAATTTTAGATATTAATGCAAAGAATGTAGAAGATACATTTAAATTATATGAAGAAGGAGCAACAATCCCATTTATTTCTCGTTATAGAAAAGAAGTAACTGGGGGACTTAATGAAGAACAAATAAGAGATATAATTGATAAAATAACATATGAACAAAATCTTGAAAAAAGAAAAGAAGAAGTTATACGATTAATAGATGAACAAGGTAAATTAACTGATGATTTGAGAAAGCAAATAAGTGAAGCAACAATTTTACAAAAAGTTGAAGATATTTATTTACCATATAAGAAGAAGAAAAAAACTAAAGCAGATATAGCTAAAGAAAAGGGTCTTGAACCTTTTGCAAAAAAAATATTGGATGGACTTAGCATAAAAGATTTGCAAAATTGTGCAGGTGAATATCTTAATGAAGAAGTTCAAAATACAGAAGAAGCAATAGAAGGAGCTTATTTGATACTTGCTCAAGATTTATCTGAAACAGTCAATTTGAGAGAATATTTAAGAGAACAAACAAGTCAAAATGCTATACTTTATGCAAATGTTATAGAAAAAAATAGGGCACTTGACGAAAGATTAGTTTATTCAAATTATTATGAATTTAATGAAACAGTTAAAACAATAGCATCTTATAAGATATTAGCAATTAATCGTGCAGAAAAAGAAAAGATACTTAAAGTTAGTCTTGATTTTGAAGAAAGTGTGAAATTAAAAATATTTAGATATTTATATAATCATTTCTTTAAAAAAGCAAATTCTGATATGAAGGAAGAATTAATGAAGGTAATTGAAGATAGTTATCAAAGATTACTTTTTCCATCTATAGAAAATGAGGTTAGAGCGAATTTAAAAGAGAATGCCGATAAGGAAGCTATTAATATTTTTGCTACTAATCTTGAAGCTTTATTATTGCAAGCACCGATTTATAAGAAGACTATTTTAGGTTTAGATCCGGGTATTAGAACTGGATGTAAATTAGCTGTAATTTCAAAAGAAGGTTTTTTTGTAACTTCTGATGTAATTTACCCTGTTAAGGGGGCGCATAGTGCAAGTATGCTAGAGAAATCTAAAATAAAATTGATTAAATATATTAAGGATTATAAAGTAGATATAATATCAATAGGAAATGGTACAGCATCTCGTGAAACAGAAGCTTTTGTTGCAGATGCGATTAAAGGCTTAAATTGTAAATATATCATTGTAAATGAAGCAGGGGCTTCTGTATATTCAGCTTCAAAATTAGCAGCAGAAGAATTTCCAGATTTAGATGTTACAGTAAGAGGAACTATATCAATAGCAAGAAGGGTGCAAGATCCTTTGTCAGAATTGGTTAAAATTGATCCGAAATCTATTGGTGTAGGTATGTATCAACATGATGTAAATCAAAAAGAATTAGAACAAGAATTGACTAATACTATAGAAAAAATCGTTAATAGAGTAGGTGTCAATTTGAATACAGCATCTTTTGCTTTACTTAGTTATGTATCAGGAGTAAAGAAAAATATTGCTAAAAATATAGTGGATTATAGAAAAGAAAATGGAGATTTTAAATCAAGAAAAGAATTAAAAAAAGTAAAAGGTTTAGGTGAAAAAGCTTTTGAACAAATGGCAGGTTTCGTTGTTATACCAGAATCAGAAGATCCATTTGATAATACTATAATTCACCCAGAATCATATAAGCTTGCTCAAGATATATTGAATTTAATAGGTATTACAAAAGATGAATTTAAGAAAGACTATAATTTAAGTCGTGAAAAATTAAATAATTTGGGACAAAAGGCAGTTTTAAATGAAATGTTAGCTAAAAATTATGGTAAGGAAACAATTATAGATGTATATAAGGCTTTATTAAAGGATAGAAGAGATCCAAGAGAAGATTATCCTATGCCTATATTAAAATCTGATATTTTGACTATGGAAGATTTGAAAGAAGGCATGCTATTAGAAGGTACAGTTAGAAATGCTACTAAATTTGGTGTATTTGTTGATATAGGTTTAAAAAATGATGCTATGATACATATATCAGAATTATCTGATAAATTTGTTAAAGATCCTACAAAAGAATTAACTGTAGGAGATATTATAAAAGTAAGAGTTTTAAGTATTGATAAAATAAGACATAGAGTTACATTGTCAAGAAAAGGAGTTAAATAA
- the ileS gene encoding isoleucine--tRNA ligase, giving the protein MELDYSKTLNLPKTSFKMKANLAQREGLQLRDWQKAKIYEKSIADKTKPVFFLHDGPPYANGDIHVGHAINKILKDIILKYKRLRGYNAPYIPGWDTHGLPIEWKIIQEKGEKLASMTTLDLRKECKKYALKQVEKQKKDFVRLGVLGDWDNPYITLKPEFEAEELRVFKEIYENGYIFKGLKPVYWSPTTETALAEAEIEYKNVSSPAIYVKMDMLDDGLKAIGMDSASIVIWTTTPWTLPANLGIALNKDFEYGVYKTEKGNLIVAKELAEKAFAKMNLKYDLIKTFKGEVLERTHYLHPFFDREGLVILADHVTLEAGTGCVHTAPGHGVDDFIAGNKYDLGILSPVDDRGHMTFEAGKYEGLFYKKAEKKIVEDLLESGHILAYEEIVHSYPHDWRSKKPIIFRATEQWFINIADSDIRERAIKALDEITFYPQWGKNRIKAMLEVRPDWCISRQRVWGVPIPIFYNKKNEIIYHSDIMDRVISLVEKEGTDIWWKYSAKEIIGEELLKKYELNADEIRKEKSILDVWFDSGVTHRSVVTTRGYKRPVDLYLEGSDQHRGWFQSSLLTSISSTKDKPYKRILTHGFVNDGQGRKMSKSIGNTIVPNDVIEKYGADILRLWVSSVDYREDVRLSEDILNRTSDSYRKIRNTARYLLGNIYDFSYSKDKVAYEDMLEIDKWALNRLERLKKKLEKLYDNYEFYNIFQEISYFCIIEMSSFYLDIIKDRLYCEYKTGLKRRSAQTVLAEILQFLVRVISPVLSFTAEEIWDKMPEDLKDSESVLLTSWIYANEKYIDDELEEKWNKLANLRKEVNKKIEEKRQKGEIGLALDARVMLNIQNEKFDFVKTYSDWDLSDIFLVSQIEFTDEKLEETEIEGVTVKIVRALGKKCQRCWKYSEDMGDEAFGQVTKRDAEVLRLMKENGELNEEE; this is encoded by the coding sequence ATGGAATTAGACTATTCAAAAACCTTAAATTTACCTAAAACAAGTTTTAAGATGAAGGCAAATTTAGCTCAAAGAGAAGGTCTTCAATTAAGAGATTGGCAAAAGGCAAAAATATATGAAAAAAGTATAGCAGATAAAACAAAACCAGTATTTTTCTTACATGATGGACCACCTTATGCAAATGGAGACATTCATGTTGGACATGCTATTAATAAGATTTTAAAAGATATAATTTTGAAATATAAGAGATTAAGAGGATATAATGCACCATATATTCCAGGGTGGGATACTCATGGTTTGCCAATAGAATGGAAAATTATTCAAGAAAAAGGTGAAAAGCTTGCTTCAATGACTACTTTAGATTTAAGAAAAGAATGCAAAAAATATGCACTAAAGCAAGTAGAAAAACAAAAGAAGGATTTTGTTAGACTAGGGGTATTAGGTGATTGGGATAATCCATATATTACATTAAAACCTGAATTTGAAGCAGAAGAATTAAGAGTATTTAAAGAAATTTATGAAAATGGATATATATTCAAAGGGTTGAAACCAGTTTATTGGTCTCCAACAACTGAAACAGCTTTAGCTGAAGCTGAAATAGAATATAAAAATGTCAGTTCCCCAGCAATATATGTAAAAATGGATATGCTAGATGATGGCTTGAAGGCTATAGGAATGGATAGTGCAAGCATAGTTATATGGACAACAACACCATGGACTTTACCAGCTAATTTAGGTATAGCTTTGAATAAAGATTTTGAATATGGAGTTTATAAGACAGAAAAAGGAAATTTAATAGTTGCAAAAGAATTAGCAGAAAAAGCTTTTGCAAAAATGAATTTAAAGTATGACTTAATTAAAACTTTTAAGGGTGAAGTATTAGAAAGAACGCATTATCTACATCCTTTCTTTGATAGAGAAGGTTTAGTTATATTAGCTGATCATGTAACTCTTGAAGCTGGTACAGGTTGTGTACATACTGCACCAGGACATGGGGTAGATGACTTTATAGCAGGTAATAAATATGATCTTGGTATTTTATCACCAGTAGATGATAGAGGACATATGACTTTTGAAGCTGGTAAATATGAAGGTTTATTCTATAAAAAAGCAGAAAAGAAAATCGTTGAAGATTTATTAGAAAGTGGTCATATTTTAGCTTATGAAGAAATAGTTCACTCATATCCTCATGATTGGAGAAGTAAAAAGCCAATTATATTCCGTGCTACAGAACAATGGTTTATAAATATAGCAGACAGTGATATAAGAGAAAGAGCTATTAAAGCTTTAGATGAAATAACTTTTTATCCTCAATGGGGTAAAAATAGAATAAAGGCTATGCTTGAAGTTAGACCAGATTGGTGTATATCAAGACAAAGAGTTTGGGGTGTACCTATACCTATTTTCTATAATAAGAAAAATGAAATAATTTATCATAGTGATATTATGGATAGAGTAATTTCTTTAGTTGAAAAAGAAGGAACTGATATTTGGTGGAAATATAGTGCAAAAGAAATAATTGGAGAAGAATTACTTAAAAAATATGAATTAAATGCAGATGAAATAAGAAAAGAAAAGAGTATTTTGGATGTATGGTTTGATTCAGGGGTTACTCATAGATCAGTAGTTACAACAAGAGGATATAAAAGACCAGTAGATTTATACTTAGAAGGTTCAGATCAACATAGAGGTTGGTTTCAATCATCACTTTTAACTTCTATTTCTAGTACAAAAGATAAGCCATATAAGAGAATCTTAACTCATGGTTTTGTAAATGATGGTCAAGGTAGAAAAATGAGTAAATCTATAGGAAATACAATAGTTCCAAATGATGTTATTGAAAAATATGGAGCAGATATTTTAAGATTATGGGTATCATCAGTAGATTATAGAGAAGATGTTAGATTATCAGAAGATATTTTAAATAGAACTTCAGATTCATATAGAAAAATTAGAAATACAGCTAGATATCTTTTAGGAAATATTTATGATTTTAGTTATAGTAAGGATAAAGTAGCCTATGAAGATATGCTAGAAATTGATAAATGGGCTTTGAATAGACTAGAAAGATTAAAGAAAAAATTAGAAAAATTATATGATAACTATGAATTCTATAATATCTTCCAAGAAATTTCATATTTTTGTATTATAGAAATGTCATCATTTTATTTAGATATTATAAAAGACAGACTATATTGTGAATATAAAACAGGTTTGAAGAGAAGATCAGCACAAACAGTTTTAGCTGAAATTTTACAATTTTTAGTTCGTGTAATATCACCAGTATTATCTTTTACAGCTGAAGAAATATGGGATAAGATGCCAGAAGACTTAAAAGATTCAGAAAGTGTTTTATTAACTTCATGGATTTATGCAAATGAAAAATATATAGATGATGAATTAGAAGAAAAATGGAATAAATTAGCTAATTTAAGAAAAGAAGTAAATAAGAAAATAGAAGAAAAAAGACAAAAGGGTGAAATAGGTCTAGCACTTGATGCAAGAGTAATGTTAAATATACAAAATGAAAAATTTGATTTTGTAAAGACATATTCAGATTGGGATTTATCAGATATATTCTTAGTTTCTCAAATAGAATTTACAGATGAAAAATTAGAAGAAACAGAAATAGAAGGTGTTACAGTTAAGATTGTAAGAGCCCTAGGTAAAAAATGTCAAAGATGTTGGAAATATAGTGAAGATATGGGAGATGAAGCCTTTGGACAAGTTACAAAAAGAGATGCAGAAGTCCTTAGACTAATGAAAGAAAATGGAGAATTAAATGAAGAAGAATAA